A region of the Oncorhynchus clarkii lewisi isolate Uvic-CL-2024 chromosome 4, UVic_Ocla_1.0, whole genome shotgun sequence genome:
CTGGCTCCCCTCCAATGAGAGCAACGCCGACAGGATATAGTACACACACTTCCtccatgttttgtgtgtgtgtgtgtgtgtgtttgtgagagagagagagagagagagagagagtttggctTCCACAATACAGACAATGCATCATACTGTAATTCTTCTGTTATAAAGGAGACAGCTGATTTACTGTATTTTTGAGAACTATCATACTAAAGATCAGTATTCCTTCCAGAAGGATAAATCTTCATATTATTTTGAAGTATTATTTTTAAACCAGCAATCCATAAAACAATATTTATACTGAAGTGTTACAAgtcagaggtgtggactcgagtcacatgacttggactcgagtcagccagctgagaaaaagttgtgcgtggcagtgcagaagAACGTCGGGGGGTGAATTCAGTTGGAGCCCATGGAAAGATCATTGAACACAAGATTGagctaggcagttggtagcctaaatcctgcctgatgctactgctgttcctaaaaccattgacatacgttagcctactgtaaccacacacagagagtgtgtgtgtgctaaggttgggtgattgtgtacAAGCCCACATCGCCCGATTGCGCCCCATAGCGCCCCATAGCGATCCTCGACAGTTGATCACTATTGGGGGGGCGGGGgttctcatggctacccatgtatttccatggaaataaaacatttggaaagtaataaatatatagatattttttaaatcatgtgtaaatgtaatatactaactattactcttgttaaatatataaaattgtattacgtttggtgaagagcacattatgactttaTGACTCGAAAGTCAAAGTTTTgtacttgggacttgacttgatacttgtcagtcttgacttgagacttgactcggacttgcctgtcttgacttgggacttgagtgctaagacttgagacttacaaaacaatgacttggtcccacctctgttACAAATCATACACCACATGTATTTTGGAGGGACTGCATGTCAGCTTATGAAATAAAGCTGAATCTTTTTCCAAATAAGGTATAATTATGACACACACTTTTATCTCCATGCCTGCTTCCTTTCACAACAAGCATTGCTGAGATTACCGCAGTACACCTGGTTACTATATGTCATCGGTGGTCCTTTATCGTACAGTTACAATGAATGGCAGGTCCATTATCACCAACAGTTAGCAGAGCAAATATAGACAGTTACAGATTAAGACTGTGAACTATCACCTGGCACATAACTGAAATTCTTGAAATATCTTTATGCCAATCCAAATGTGACTATCATGTACTTAGTCGACCCTGTCTTTCTTTGATGTCCCCACAGGGTTTTTAAATAGCAAGTTGGCGGAGTTATGATAGTTAGAAAGTTATGTAAGGGGAATTTTCCCACTTCCATTTGATCTCttatttaattaaataaaaaaggtGGTTACACCCACAGACTGTGAAACGATAACGTGTACAGCAGTGCACCCAAATGAAAAGCTTTGTTATCAATTAAGATAAGTCTTGATCATTTTAATGACCTAATTTGGGTGAATTCAAAGGAAAAGCTGGGGCACGTAGACACACTGACAACAACGTTTTCACAAATATTGTAGAGATGCTTATCTGGAAAACTTTCTCATGACTTTATCCTTTAAATAGCATGTATGGTTTTATGTTCAATATAATTAACATATTGACACTGATGACTTGCAACAGTAATTTCCTGTACTAATTCTGACACAAGATGGTTGTCTTTATGGggggttctcccatctccacagaggaactttagagctctgtcagagtgaccatcagattaTTGGTCACCACgttgaccaaggcccttatcccTCGATTGCAACTGTTAAAGGATCCAGTTTGGTAAAACTCCTGCTTCCAACACTGTTGTCACCTCAGCAGTGGATATTAACTGGGGTCATCTATTTAGCACGGTTTGAAAAAATAACAAGCCTGTGACTTGTGATCTTTAAATCGTGCTTTTGGTATGACTTTCACTGCCATAACTCCTGAGCAGTGATCCTGAAATGCTAACGctagttgttttgtttttgtggcTCACGGCAGGAGCTCCTTTTGATGGTGACAGATGGAACGCCACAACAGTTTGAAAAGATGAAAGTTGTTCCTGCGACCCTATAATACACCCTGAATACCCATTCAGGTTGTCTGCACAGGGGGCTCCGGCGCTGTTCCACACTTTGTTATCGAAGGCTGCTGTTcaaatgtgagagagagacttcagACGTTGTCTGATTCAATGGTTGCAGTCGCCGGCAGCAGCGGCCCATTGGGCACACACCATCACATGCTCGTAGGCTAAATCGTCATGACCTGAGATTTCACCCACCCTGACTTCCAGCTCCTTTTCCCAGGCtactctgactgactgacagtccAGTCCCAGCTCTAATACCCAAAGTCCCCACACTGAGTCCCCCTTCTTTTTTCCAATCTCTCAAATGTTACCCAAACAGCTTTGTTCTTTTAAAACTACAAAAAGAGCAAGAGAAAACAGTACAAGTAGATAGATTAGCCTGTTACGCAACGGGGCCGGTGGcagtagccagccagccagtcaggcaggCCGTGGGTACGTACGGCAGACAGTGGCGCTCTGTGTGTGCAGCCTGGGAGGAGGCATGGTGGCAAGGGGTGGCGAGGGCTCTCTCTCAGCAACCCAGAGGGCTGGCACTGTGCTTGGAACAGGGTGATCTGGCGGGGCTGGAGCCGTGGGACCAGAAGCCTCCTGGCGCTATGTTCggctccctctctgtccctttaTCTGAGACGCAGAGTTGAGAAGTGGGTCACCCACGGCCAACAGAGGTAGAGTTAGTTACAGACAGGCCAGCCTATGTTTTTACGTAcctttgtgtggggggggggggggggggttggcccTCAGAGTTGAACATCAACATTTAGGTGTAAAGTTTAATACAGTACACACCATCAAATAATTTACATTTTGTATCCATTTCAAACTGGATAAATCCTCTGGAATTGAAGAGCACCGGATATGCTTAGAGAGACATGAGAATATTGGAAATAAGAATGAACAAGTTTCaaaacaacacatcaacaacaacggCTGTAAACAAAACATCCATCACACTGTACTGAAATGCCACAAACAGACTCCGTAAATCCTTTTGTTCTGAGGCCCAttggtgtgatggtgttgggcTGGGTGTTGCTCCCTCCGAGGTATTCAGTGGCACAGGCACAGCCCACTGTGACGCATCGCACCCCACAGAGCAGCTGAAAGGGCTGCTTCGTAAGACCAAATGCAGGGTTAAACGTCCTGTCACACCGCCAATAAATCTAAAAACAATCACTCTCCCCATTCAGTTACCAGTGAATAACAACTCCTAACTACGCCTGGATAGAAACAACAACTTGTTTTCAGTTTCCGATGGATGATTATACATGTCTATACTCCTTCTTGGAAAATACAGGGTTAAAAAAGATATACAgagtatttggaaagtattcagacaccttgacattttccacattttgttacgttacagccttattctaaaatgtattcaaaaaataaaaataaacatcaatctacacacaataccccataatgacaaagcgaaaaccgttttttaaaaatgtttgtcagtttataaaaaattaaaaacacaaatataatttgaaataagtattcagaccctttgctatgagactcgaaattgagctcaggtgcatcctgtttccattgagatgtttttacaacttgattggagtccacctgtggtaatttaaattgattggacatgatttggaaaggaacacacctgtcagtaaaaggcacatgattttgtcaaaaggcacctaaaaggactctcagaccatgagaaacaagattatctggtctgatgtaaTGAAGGCTGaactctctggcctgaatgccaagcatcagatctggaggaaacctggcaccatccctacggggaagcatggtggtggcagcatcatgctgtggggatgtttttcagtgacagggactgggagactagtcaggatcgagggaaagatgaacagagctaagtacagagcgatccttcatgaaaacctgcttcagagtgctcaggacctcagactgggacgaaggttcaccttccaacaggacaacaaccctaagcacacagacaagacaacgccggagtggcttcgggaatgtccctgagtggcccagccagagcccagacttgaacccgatcgaacatctctggagagacctgaaaatagctgcgcagcgatactccccatccaacttgacagagcgtgagaggatctggagagaaaaatggaagaaactccccaaatatagttgtgccaagcttgtactgTCATACCTAAGAAAActtgagtctgtaatcgctgccaaaggtgcttcaacaaagtactgagtaaaggctctgaatacttaagtaaatgttaCATTTCAGTTTTCAAATGTGtataaatgtacaaaaaaaaaagtttgtgatttgtcattatggggtattgtgtgtagactgatgagggggaaacaacgatttaatccattttagaataaggctgtaacgtaaacaaaatgtggaaaaagtcaaggggtctgaatactttccgaatgcactatacgTATCTGTTATCATAACCTTTTGATAATAAACCTATCCTTATTCGCCAACAATGTATTCTCAAATGCATAAATACAAAATTTTATGGACATTGCAAGttccacctccctcccctttccgTAAGTGAACTAAGCTGTGCTTTGGGCCTCCTCAATGAGCCTAACATACTCAGCCTCTCAAAGTCTCTAAATCAAAGGAGAGGAGCCATGAATTACAATGTccctttcttcctcctctcccagagaagagaggaaagccATGTGTGAGCCCCCAGTcagtcctcttctcctctcctcctctcccagtaAAATACAGATTTCCCCGTCTTTCCCTGTGAACTCTGTTTATGACCGGCCCGAGGTCGCTCACTTCAAGGCAGTGCTTTGCTCTTTTGAGGTGCAGTCAGCAGTGTTGCTGAGTCTCATGTTTCACCTGCCCTGGCCCTAACCTCTCCCCATTCAcatggcctgcagggacacaaccctcctctgtcttacagactCTCCACACAAAGAACTGACAAAGCAGTGCAAGTGATGCTATTTGCCACCATGGTTTTCCACAGCAGCGTTGTTGTTGCTGGTCGCTGACTGGAAGGAAGCTGCGCTCTGGCAAACAGCATGTTCTGACACCCAGATAGAGCAGTTTGGGGGTTCCAGGGCCTGGGATGTATTACCTGCTGTCGAGGTAACCCAAGCAAAAAGGATGCACACTACTTTATTGAATTCTTCGTGAGGCCCTCCTGGCCAGAAGTCTTGTCTATAGCCTGTTAGTCAGGCATATCTAAGTATGCTTAACATGCCAAACATCACATCAATAGATCAAGACCAGACACAACCTGCATTTCTGACATTCTCTGGTTTAATCAACCTTTAATACCACCTTTAGGTTGTgagaacagaaaataaataaacacaaatgtaaaatataagtTGATCCAATTGGAACTGAAATTCATCACAAAATATGACTAAAATGCCACGAGCATAAACTAAATCAAATAGGAAAAAGATTTGTGAAACTCTGAAGTGTGTTACTAATTGTGTCTTCTCCCTGAGTTTAGGGGCCTGCTCTTTACTATGTCACTCAACAACAGTGGCTAGATCAGTAAGCAGTGATATAGATAGCAGAGTAGCCAGCCAGGGAGGAAGACATGGGGGATACAATAATAGCCTGGTGCAGAGAGCAAGTCCTCGGTGGTCTTCAACACGCCCAGCTGAGTGATGCTCACGCGTGCGCTCTTCGTAAACATCCCCCCGCACGCCAAACGCAAGGCGGTACGGCATTCTCACGAGAAACTAGTCTGCTGTGTCCCAACGTCCAGACAGCCTCTACGTCACCACCACTCTCACCGAGAGGATTCTCAGGATAACCAGAGAGCTGCAAAATCCCCCTAAAGATTTCCCAGACCATTATTAGTGTCAGGTCCTAAATTTAGAGCCACTAGGGTCAAACTGAGGAGTCAAAGGTTAGGAGGATGTCTTAAAAGCCCCAAACCGTAACACAGCCAAAAAGCTCAAAATAGAGGATGGGACAACGCATTAAGAGATAAGCAGTCTGTAGCTAGCCTAGCTGTCCCTCTGGTCAACTGGCTGGGTCTATTTTCTATCCCACAGAATAGAGGATGGATGGGAGGAAGGAAATCCTTGTTTCCTGTAAATAAAGGGAGGAGTGCAGCAGCTATCATTGTTTTGACAACAtgatgttgtggatgttgttcTTGTCTGACAGTCGTCACATTGACCTATGAAGGTAGTCTTTCTCTACATGCCCTGGGGTAAATTGGAATCAGCCACCCGTAGGTTTATGAGATTCTTAGCAAAACTGTAGGCAGATGAACGGCTTCTTGACTAACAGGAATGCAGGCAATGTTTGAATGATTTCACTGAGAAGGGTTTTGTCTGACCTGGGAACTTGTTCCATCTTGAAGATGAAACCACACTCAGGGGGAACAAATGGCACTCTGTCAGCAGCTTAGAAATCCAACGGTAATGACTCAGAAAGGTGAACAAAATAGTCTGCTTAGGGGCTAATGACCATGAAAACTTTTGAAGCATTATTTCTCAGACTCATCAACTCATTCCAATGTTGGGAACAATTACAGATATGAGCTGACTATAGTCTATAATTTCAAACATAGGCATTACTATACAAGGGAAACAAGAGTTGTCTGATACTTAAATTACTGCTGCGCTACAATCCACATAAAAGCTGACGTTGATGGTCACATCATCCAATAAACCCATTTGACCCTCAGTCGTGCCCCAGAGAGAGCCCCTTCCAGGCTGGGTCTGTATTGTCTACCATGCCCCCAAATAGGGTGTCTGCCTGGAGGAAACCATGTGGGGAGGAAGTGTGGTGGCACAGGTAGATGAGGAAGTGAGACTGTCCGTGTCTCcctgacaggacacacacaccctggataTAGCATTTACAACCCAGAAGGGAGGAAAAGACCCATATCCTTTGCCATCATCATGATGAAATATAGGCTCACAGCTGCTTGGTTGTAAAGATCCTGAGAGGCACAACTTAGGGATGGCGACATTTTGTGGGGTATTCTATGTCCAAGTGTCGTGGGTTAAATATTTGGCAACAATTTAGAACACAAAAATCACAATATCCCACCAGATATCTCACctgtctccccactctctctttgtAGCTCTGAAATGTAATATATTGATTTTTGGTTTGGAGTAAGAAGCCAGTAATGTAATGTGAATGGAATCTTAATGTTCCTGTAACAGACATATTGTATGCCTCATCATACGTGTCAAGGCCACAACTTCTAAAGACACAGGGGAAACTAATTTAACAGCTACAGAAGGACAGTCAAAATACTCTACACGTTGTAAATATTTTGAAATGATGAACACACTATCGGTAATTTCTACAAAATGAATCTGACTCTATCAAACAGATAATTCCTTTAGAAACTTTGTTAGTTCTTACACATTCGGGGAAACTATGTGTATAGGTCAGACGTCATAATGCAAAGTTAAAGGCATTTTTCTGATATGAGAGAGATTCCTGATATATTGTTTAGAATATTCATTTCCTGGGCATTAAGCCAAACTTAATGGGCCAGTgtagtcaaaaacatgattttcctgtgttttatatatacagtgccttgcgaaagtattcggcccccttgaactttgcgaccttttgccacatttcaggcttcaaacataaagatataaaactgtatttttttgtgaagaatcaacaacaagtgggacacaatcatgaagtggaacgacatttactggttatttcaaacttttttaacaaatcaaaaactgaaaaattgggcgtgcaaaattattcagcccctttactttcagtgcagcaaactctctccagaagttcagtgaggatctctgaatgatccaatgttgacctaaatgactaatgatgataaatacaatccacctgtgtgtaatcaagtctccgtataaatgcacctgcactgtgatagtctcagaggtccgttaaaagcgcagagagcatcatgaagaacaaagaacacaccaggcaggtccgagatactgttgtgaagaagtttaaagccggatttggatacaaaaatatttcccaagctttaaacatcccaaggagcactgtgcaagcgataatattgaaatggaaggagtatcagaccactgcaaatctaccaagacctggccgtccctctaaactttcagctcatacaaggagaagactgatcagagatgcagccaagaggcccatgatcactctggatgaactgcagagatctacagctgaggtgggagactctgtccataggacaacaatcagtcgtatattgcacaaatctggcctttatggaagagtggcaagaagaaagccatttcttaaagatatccataaaaagtgtcgtttaaagtttgccacaagccacctgggagacacaccaaacatgtggaagaaggtgctctggtcagatgaaaccaaaattgaactttttggcaacaatgcaaaactttatgtttggcgtaaaagcaacacagctgaacacaccatccccactgtcaaacatggtggtggcagcatcatggtttgggcctgcttttcttcagcagggacagggaagatggttaaaattgatgggaagatggatggagccaaatacaggaccattctggaagaaaacctgatggagtctgcaaaagacctgagactgggacggagatgtgtcttccaacaagacaatgatccaaaacataaagcaaaatctacaatggaatggttcaaaaataaacatatccaggtgttagaatggccaagtcaaagtccagacctgaatccaatcgagaatctgtggaaagaactgaaaactgctgttcacaaatgctctccatccaacctcactgagctcgagctgttttgcaaggaggaatgggaaaaaatgtcagtctctcgatgtgcaaaactgatagagacataccccaagcgacttacagctgtaatcgcagcaaaaggtggcgctacaaagtattaacttaagggggctgaataattttgcacgcccaatttttcagtttttgatttgttaaaaaagtttgaaatatccaataaatgtcgttccacttcatgattgtgtcccacttgttgttgattcttcacaaaaaaatacagttttatatcttaatgtttgaagcctgaaatgtggcaaaaggtcgcaaagttcaagggggccgaatactttcgcaaggcactgtatgtccacaTTATGTGAAATTCTGAAAATTataataatgcccttttagtgtaagagctgtttgaaaagatggGAGTTTTGGTCTGCCTGatgacatcaccatgcggtaaattagATAAtcgaccaataagaaagagagtttcaaacttctctgccaataacagctaataATAAAATGTTGTTGAATTTTGACCATTTTAAGTAGAAAAGAATATCATAtgaaggtacttaattgttacccagaaatgatttgatattgcgATATAAACGGCTGCATAGAGTACCAccgtatgagtcataatacccataaaacctagcgggaGATTAATTACATTTCTAACATATAAAACGCAGAAtaacacatttttaaaatgttaacAAAGTGATTTCTATGAGCAATAGAATGCCCCCCCATACGATACAATTTGACTTTTTTGCGCTGTAAATTGAAGGTGTGGAGttgtcataatacccattaaacaTATGGCTGTCAAACGGAAATGATTCCAATCGTTtatcccataggggattttagaaacacttaaaataagggctgtgtttcgtgtaggtttACCCTGGCAGGACGTTTTGAGAACTGTGTAAAACGCTCTAGGACAATATCAATATATTTGCATTTACCCCCCAAAACGAAATGCGAattatcataaagaactacaagtgccatgatgatctggacgagactgccgaagagaggcaaaggtaagaatctctcgATTGAGCTAAATGTACTAATTAATAAATTGactacatttctttaaattgacaattctgtgaactgtcttgataacattttaaattgacacaatacctgttagcaaaggtgtcagctagagatgacgtgcaggagcttgcagggatttgtagttttgcatgttGTCTACTTTGACGTtaattagcattttcgaatctCAAGAGTAAATAGAGACGAATATtgtgataaaagtcaccttgttcGAGAGAAATGTACATTGTTATAGaaatgtcacgccagggtaagcctacacgaatcacagcccttattttaagtgcttCTAAAATCTCCTATAGGAAAAATTAATAGTGGAAAatcgattggaaccatttccttgtttgacagCCATACGTtatatgggtattatgacacctccccATGGACCTTCAATTTACAGCTTAAAATAGTAAAATTGTAATGTATCATATAACGTTATTGCTCATAAAAATAACTTTGTTAACATTTAAAAaacgttattattatttttttttcccacatttatttatttaaccaggtaggctagttgagaacaagttctccatttacaactgcgacctggccaagttaaagcaaagcagtgcgacagaaacaacaacacatggaaaCAAGCGTACACAATAGAAAGAAAAAAAGGTctctatacagtgtgtgcaaatggcatgatgCCTTTTATGTGTTAGAAATTTAATTAATTTTCAAATAAACAATCTGTACATAATGTCAACTAGTATACTAGGCCTAATAAGACACCAGTTCTGCCAGTGCTGGGTTTATGGTTTGTGCATTGCCTTgtttatgatgccatctattggcAAGATTTGAGCATTGCACACATTTCTGGCCATGCTTTTATTTACTACCGGTTCGACAATATACCAATGGCCGCCTCCATAAACTCCGACAGCATGAAAAATATGTTGCAATTTATGAAACTTATTGGGCAACTGAAAGTAAGCCATTGATTACGATAAGGTTTATTTAACGACACTATTCATGTAATAAAGCACAATTTCAACCCACGTTTGTTTACATGACGTCAATGAATAGTATAACTTACCCTACCTTTCTTTTGTCAATTAATAGTTTAACTTACCCTACCTTTTTTTATGGCTGCTTTTTGTCAACAATTTCTTTACCTCCATCCCGCAGCGCGTGCCACGGACGGGCTGGGTGTACAGGAACGTGAAACAGCCGGAGAGTGTGTCTGACCACATGTACAGAATGTCCATGATGGCTCTGACGATAGCAGATCACAACGTCAATAAAGAAAGGTAAAGTTGTTCTGTACATTAGATCATGTTCAAACTTCAAACATCGCAGCTGTAATATAATTTGTTATAAACGTTGCATTATTTTCTTTGACTTTTTCACGCTTAATTACTAGGTAAGGCCTACACTGAAGTATTATATTTGATTCAGGTCTTTATGGAATCATTTTTGTAATGAATTACCTACATTTCTCTCGTAGGTGCATGAAGTTGGCCTTGGTTCATGACATGGCAGAATGCATTGTGGGTGATATTGCACCTGCAGACAACGTTAGTAAAGCAGAGAAACACAAAAGGGAAGAGGTAGGTTATTCTTACAAACCTTCCATGGTGTCAAAA
Encoded here:
- the LOC139407135 gene encoding 5'-deoxynucleotidase HDDC2 isoform X2, with the translated sequence MAASINSDSMKNMLQFMKLIGQLKRVPRTGWVYRNVKQPESVSDHMYRMSMMALTIADHNVNKERCMKLALVHDMAECIVGDIAPADNVSKAEKHKREEEAMRHLTGLLQEGLRKEIYELWEEYESQTSAEAKLVKEFDLLEMILQAHEYEELEGKPGRLQEFFDSTQGGVIFVF